A stretch of the Bradyrhizobium arachidis genome encodes the following:
- a CDS encoding suppressor of fused domain protein, with the protein MLSRLTRFLSGSSEPTQSANSYQQRLAIYEQELGEPEHSFADTGELRIDIHAYGRDFVPDCEEGSDEGYVLLTNGMSERRMPPTDRADKIKSRAELMWYVRDPTQEICTNLRWLARLPFIDSKSFAFGDRVPLPTPPLIGSEFRTFLFLTPIIGPDQRTAEALTIGGDEVEILTVNLISDRELDFIKTHGLDDFLDLLDENDYPPIFDPKRKSYV; encoded by the coding sequence ATGCTGTCCCGTCTCACCCGATTCCTGTCCGGCTCGAGCGAGCCCACGCAATCGGCAAATTCCTATCAACAACGGCTCGCCATCTATGAGCAGGAGCTTGGCGAGCCCGAGCACAGTTTTGCGGACACGGGCGAGCTCCGCATTGACATCCACGCCTACGGCCGCGATTTCGTGCCGGACTGCGAAGAGGGCTCGGATGAGGGCTACGTTCTTCTGACCAACGGCATGAGCGAACGGCGAATGCCGCCGACGGACCGCGCCGACAAGATCAAGTCCCGCGCCGAACTGATGTGGTACGTCCGCGACCCGACGCAGGAGATTTGCACCAATCTGCGCTGGCTCGCACGCCTTCCCTTCATCGATAGCAAGAGCTTCGCTTTCGGCGACCGAGTGCCGTTGCCGACGCCGCCTCTCATTGGCTCGGAGTTCAGGACCTTCCTGTTCCTCACGCCGATCATCGGACCCGATCAGCGCACCGCGGAGGCGCTCACGATCGGTGGCGATGAGGTCGAGATTCTCACTGTCAATTTGATCTCCGACCGCGAGCTTGATTTCATCAAGACGCATGGCCTCGATGATTTCCTCGATCTTCTCGATGAGAATGACTACCCGCCGATCTTCGATCCGAAGCGGAAATCTTACGTCTGA
- a CDS encoding LysR family transcriptional regulator — protein sequence MLDFRSIETFLWVVKLGSFRGAAQRLNTTQPAISQRIAQLEREMGVKLLNRDHRVASPTPSGRQMMVYAEKLIGLRAEMIAEIGDASAMRGVMRLGVAETIVHTWLPRLVKSVNEIYPNLSLEIEVDITPNLTQRLLAQEIELAFVVGPLSASGVHNRALADYPIGFLASPSLGLGNGPVTRHDLARFPIITFPRKTRPYEVVREVFDRPELPPIRLHASASLATVIHMAVEGLGIAVIPAAIVEKELADGRLQLLNTDLKIAPLTFTASWLASPDVVAIERVANLAGQIAQGSAAVDAAAAARH from the coding sequence ATGCTGGACTTCAGGTCGATCGAGACGTTCCTCTGGGTTGTGAAGCTGGGCAGCTTCCGCGGCGCCGCCCAAAGGCTCAACACCACCCAGCCGGCGATCTCCCAGCGCATCGCCCAGCTCGAACGCGAGATGGGCGTCAAGCTTCTCAACCGCGATCATCGTGTCGCATCGCCGACGCCGAGCGGACGGCAGATGATGGTCTATGCCGAGAAGCTGATCGGCCTGCGCGCGGAGATGATCGCAGAGATAGGCGATGCCTCCGCGATGCGCGGCGTGATGCGGCTCGGCGTCGCCGAAACCATTGTGCACACCTGGCTGCCGCGGCTCGTGAAGAGCGTGAACGAGATCTATCCGAACCTGTCGCTCGAGATCGAGGTCGACATCACGCCGAACCTGACGCAGCGCCTGCTGGCGCAGGAGATCGAGCTCGCCTTCGTGGTCGGGCCGCTGTCGGCCTCCGGCGTGCACAATCGCGCACTGGCAGATTATCCGATCGGTTTTCTCGCAAGCCCCTCCCTTGGGCTCGGCAACGGCCCAGTGACCAGGCACGACCTCGCGCGGTTTCCCATCATCACCTTTCCGCGCAAGACCCGGCCCTACGAAGTCGTGCGCGAGGTATTCGACCGGCCCGAGCTGCCGCCGATCCGCCTGCATGCGAGCGCGTCGCTCGCGACCGTCATCCACATGGCGGTCGAAGGCCTCGGCATCGCCGTCATCCCGGCGGCGATCGTCGAGAAGGAGCTCGCCGACGGCCGGCTTCAGCTCCTCAACACCGATTTGAAGATCGCACCCCTCACCTTCACCGCGAGCTGGCTCGCCTCGCCCGACGTCGTCGCGATCGAGCGCGTCGCCAATCTCGCAGGGCAAATCGCGCAGGGCAGTGCCGCGGTTGACGCGGCGGCGGCGGCGCGTCATTGA
- a CDS encoding putative hydro-lyase, translated as MTVLVAAQQTETTDTLPSCEARLAYRGGLVASTAGIAPGFVQGNLAILPEKYASAFHRFCQLNPKPCPIIGMSDVGSPHIPALGAGLDIRTDVPRYRVWRDGEVVDEPTDVTSYWRDDLVTFVLGCSFSFEEALLDEGMPIRHIEHNVRVPMYRTNIACSASGPFAGPMVVSMRPFKPADAIRAIQITSRYPAVHGAPVHLGHPHLIGIKEIAKPDYGDPVPVAEDEIPVFWACGVTPQSVINAAKLPFAITHSPGLMLVTDLKNRNMAVI; from the coding sequence ATGACTGTTTTGGTGGCAGCGCAGCAAACTGAAACAACCGACACCCTTCCGAGCTGCGAGGCGCGCCTCGCCTACCGCGGCGGATTGGTCGCCTCCACCGCCGGCATCGCCCCCGGCTTCGTGCAGGGTAACCTCGCGATCCTCCCCGAAAAATACGCCAGCGCCTTTCACCGCTTCTGCCAGCTCAATCCAAAGCCGTGCCCGATCATCGGCATGTCCGATGTCGGCAGCCCGCACATACCGGCACTTGGCGCCGGCCTCGACATCCGCACCGACGTGCCGCGCTATCGCGTCTGGCGCGACGGCGAGGTCGTGGACGAGCCGACCGACGTGACCAGCTACTGGCGCGACGATCTCGTGACCTTCGTGCTCGGCTGCTCATTCTCCTTTGAAGAAGCGCTGCTCGACGAGGGCATGCCGATCCGCCACATCGAGCACAATGTCCGCGTGCCGATGTACCGCACCAACATCGCGTGTTCCGCATCCGGTCCGTTCGCGGGTCCCATGGTGGTGTCGATGCGTCCGTTCAAGCCGGCGGATGCGATCCGCGCGATACAGATCACCTCGCGCTATCCGGCCGTGCATGGCGCACCCGTGCATCTCGGCCATCCCCATCTCATCGGCATCAAGGAGATCGCAAAACCCGACTACGGCGATCCGGTGCCGGTTGCCGAGGACGAGATCCCGGTGTTCTGGGCCTGCGGTGTTACGCCGCAATCGGTGATCAACGCCGCAAAACTTCCGTTCGCGATCACGCATTCGCCGGGGCTGATGCTGGTGACGGATCTCAAGAACCGGAACATGGCCGTGATTTAG
- a CDS encoding Zn-dependent hydrolase, translating to MSRAATNLQIDSARLWGSIHETAQFGATQKGGVRRLTLSAEDKQVRDWFRKACLDAGLEVHVDALGSMFGLREGRDMSKPPVGIGSHLDTQPTGGKYDGILGTLGALEVIRTLNDAGIETEAPICVVNWTNEEGSRFAPAMMASAAYVGDFTTDDILSRKDAEGITVGQALDGIGYRGDKPVGFQKLGCFVELHIEQGPILEAEEKTIGVVDSGQGVLWYDGHITGFESHAGSTPMPLRRDALATLSEIVLAMEKIASKHGPKAVGTIGEAVIASPSRNVIPGEIAFTVDTRSADDTILNALDRDLRAAVAEIAARRKVEVKLDLVWRKPPTHFDPKLIAAVENAANTLGYSSRRITSGAGHDACNLNTVMPAAMVFVPCKDGISHNELEDATQADCTAGTNVLMHTVLALAGVAS from the coding sequence ATGAGCCGAGCCGCCACGAATCTGCAAATCGATTCCGCCCGCCTCTGGGGCTCCATCCACGAGACCGCGCAATTCGGCGCGACACAAAAGGGCGGCGTGCGGCGGCTGACGCTGAGCGCCGAGGACAAGCAGGTCCGTGACTGGTTCCGCAAGGCGTGCCTGGATGCAGGACTCGAGGTCCACGTCGATGCGCTTGGCTCGATGTTCGGCCTGCGCGAGGGCCGCGACATGTCGAAGCCGCCAGTGGGCATCGGCTCGCATCTCGATACGCAGCCGACCGGCGGCAAATACGACGGCATTTTGGGAACGCTCGGCGCGCTCGAGGTCATCCGCACGCTGAACGACGCCGGCATCGAGACCGAGGCGCCGATCTGCGTCGTCAACTGGACCAATGAGGAAGGCTCGCGCTTCGCACCTGCGATGATGGCGTCGGCCGCCTATGTCGGCGATTTCACCACCGACGACATTTTGTCGCGCAAGGACGCCGAGGGCATCACGGTCGGCCAGGCGCTCGACGGGATCGGCTATCGCGGCGACAAGCCGGTCGGCTTCCAGAAATTAGGTTGCTTCGTCGAACTGCATATCGAGCAGGGGCCGATTCTGGAGGCGGAGGAAAAGACCATCGGCGTCGTCGATTCCGGCCAGGGCGTGCTCTGGTACGACGGCCACATCACCGGCTTTGAAAGCCATGCCGGCTCGACTCCGATGCCGCTGCGCCGCGATGCGCTGGCAACCCTGTCGGAGATCGTGCTGGCGATGGAGAAAATCGCCAGCAAGCACGGACCGAAAGCGGTCGGCACCATCGGCGAAGCCGTGATCGCAAGCCCCTCGCGCAATGTCATTCCCGGCGAGATCGCCTTCACCGTCGACACCCGCAGCGCTGACGACACCATTTTGAACGCGCTCGATCGTGACCTGCGTGCGGCCGTTGCCGAGATCGCCGCGCGCCGCAAGGTCGAGGTGAAGCTCGATCTGGTCTGGCGCAAGCCGCCGACGCATTTCGACCCAAAGCTGATCGCGGCCGTGGAGAACGCGGCGAACACACTCGGCTATTCCAGCCGTCGCATCACCTCCGGCGCCGGCCACGACGCCTGCAATCTCAATACTGTCATGCCGGCGGCGATGGTGTTCGTGCCCTGCAAGGACGGCATCAGCCACAACGAGCTGGAGGATGCGACGCAGGCCGACTGCACCGCCGGCACCAACGTGTTGATGCATACCGTGCTGGCGCTCGCCGGCGTAGCATCGTGA
- a CDS encoding NAD(P)-dependent oxidoreductase, which produces MRGVFVDANESLAVIMERLEKPGDPKVRIHRDPDIKPEQYPEILDGAEIAIVDHTALPTEVAKKCTGLKHVVFLGTGARSYMNPEELADLGISVHLIKGYGDTAVAESAIALMWASARVIAMMDREMRAGNWLREDGMQLTGKTLGLVGFGGIAAEVARIASGSGMKVIAWNRSPKSFPGVEFTDLDTVLAKSDVVSLHLLLNDDTRGMITREKIAAMKPGVILVNTARAAIVDEKAMIDALKSGHIRHAGLDVFNTEPLPADHELTRIPNVTLSAHSAFRTPEASENLIEAALVHCRRIVKG; this is translated from the coding sequence ATGCGCGGAGTGTTCGTCGACGCCAACGAGTCCCTCGCCGTGATCATGGAGCGGCTGGAAAAGCCCGGCGATCCCAAGGTGCGCATTCACCGCGACCCCGACATCAAGCCGGAGCAATATCCTGAAATCCTCGACGGCGCCGAGATCGCGATCGTAGATCACACCGCGCTGCCAACCGAGGTTGCGAAGAAGTGCACAGGCCTGAAGCACGTGGTGTTCCTCGGCACCGGCGCGCGCAGCTACATGAACCCCGAAGAGCTCGCCGACCTCGGGATCTCCGTGCATCTGATCAAGGGCTATGGCGACACGGCGGTCGCCGAATCCGCAATCGCGCTGATGTGGGCCTCGGCACGGGTGATCGCGATGATGGATCGCGAGATGCGCGCCGGGAACTGGTTGCGCGAGGACGGCATGCAGCTCACCGGCAAGACGCTCGGCCTCGTCGGCTTCGGTGGCATCGCCGCAGAGGTCGCACGCATCGCCTCCGGCAGCGGCATGAAGGTAATCGCCTGGAACCGTTCACCGAAGAGTTTTCCTGGCGTCGAGTTCACCGATCTCGACACGGTGCTGGCCAAGAGCGACGTCGTGTCGCTGCACCTGCTGCTCAACGACGATACCCGCGGCATGATCACGCGCGAGAAGATCGCAGCGATGAAGCCCGGCGTCATCCTCGTCAACACCGCGCGCGCCGCGATCGTCGACGAGAAGGCGATGATCGACGCGCTGAAGTCAGGCCACATCCGCCACGCCGGCCTCGACGTCTTCAACACCGAGCCGCTGCCGGCCGATCACGAGCTGACGCGGATTCCGAACGTCACGCTGTCGGCGCACTCGGCCTTCCGCACGCCGGAAGCGAGCGAGAACTTGATCGAGGCAGCGCTGGTGCATTGCCGGCGGATCGTGAAGGGGTAG